The following coding sequences lie in one Danio rerio strain Tuebingen ecotype United States chromosome 3, GRCz12tu, whole genome shotgun sequence genomic window:
- the csnk1da gene encoding casein kinase I isoform delta-A, translating into MELRVGNRYRLGRKIGSGSFGDIYLGTDITTGEEVAIKLECVKTKHPQLHIESKIYKMMQGGVGIPTIKWCGAEGDYNVMVMELLGPSLEDLFNFCSRKFSLKTVLLLADQMISRIEYIHSKNFIHRDVKPDNFLMGLGKKGNLVYIIDFGLAKKYRDARTHQHIPYRENKNLTGTARYASINTHLGIEQSRRDDLESLGYVLMYFNLGSLPWQGLKAATKRQKYERISEKKMSTPIEVLCKGYPSEFATYLNFCRSLRFDDKPDYSYLRQLFRNLFHRQGFSYDYVFDWNMLKFGGAREDPERDRRDREERIRQGRIPLPRVMLPTSSGRPRGTQEVAPAPPLTPDSHTGMERERKVSMRLHRGAPVNVSSSDLTGRQDCSRISTSQAHSRVPSGLQSAVPR; encoded by the exons GCACAGACATCACCACGGGGGAAGAAGTAGCCATCAAACTAGAATGTGTGAAAACGAAGCACCCGCAGCTGCACATCGAGAGCAAGATCTACAAGATGATGCAAGGAGGCG TTGGCATCCCAACAATCAAATGGTGTGGAGCAGAGGGAGATTACAACGTGATGGTTATGGAGCTTCTCGGTCCCAGTTTGGAGGATCTCTTCAATTTTTGTTCGCGCAAGTTCAGCCTAAAGACTGTTCTTCTGTTGGCTGACCAGATG atCAGCCGTATTGAATACATTCACTCTAAGAACTTCATCCACAGAGATGTCAAGCCTGATAACTTCCTTATGGGCCTTGGGAAGAAGGGCAACCTTGTTTACATCATTGACTTTGGCCTGGCCAAGAAGTACAGAGATGCTCGCACCCACCAGCACATCCCTTACCGCGAGAATAAAAACCTGACCGGCACTGCTCGCTACGCTTCCATCAACACCCACTTGGGAATAG AGCAGTCCAGACGAGATGACTTGGAGTCTCTTGGCTATGTGCTCATGTACTTCAACCTGGGCTCTCTGCCATGGCAGGGTTTGAAAGCTGCCACAAAGAGACAGAAGTACGAGCGAATCAGCGAGAAGAAAATGTCCACTCCTATTGAAGTCCTTTGCAAGGGATACCCAT CTGAGTTTGCCACATACCTCAACTTTTGCCGCTCCCTTCGTTTTGACGACAAGCCGGACTACTCTTACCTGAGACAACTTTTCAGAAATCTTTTTCACCGGCAAGGCTTTTCATATGATTACGTGTTTGACTGGAATATGCTCAAATTT GGCGGAGCCAGAGAAGATCCAGAGAGAGATCGGAGGGATCGCGAGGAAAGGATACGGCAAGGGCGAATTCCTCTTCCCCGTGTCATGCTGCCCACAAGCTCAGGTAGACCCAGAGGAACACAAGAAGTAGCACCTGCCCCACCCCTCACGCCAGACTCACACACAG GAATGGAGCGAGAGAGGAAGGTCAGTATGAGATTGCACCGTGGAGCCCCTGTCAACGTTTCCTCCTCTGATCTTACTGGCCGACAGGACTGCTCCCGCATATCCACATCACAG GCTCATTCTCGCGTCCCAAGTGGCCTGCAGTCTGCCGTACCTCGATGA
- the csnk1da gene encoding casein kinase I isoform X1 translates to MELRVGNRYRLGRKIGSGSFGDIYLGTDITTGEEVAIKLECVKTKHPQLHIESKIYKMMQGGVGIPTIKWCGAEGDYNVMVMELLGPSLEDLFNFCSRKFSLKTVLLLADQMISRIEYIHSKNFIHRDVKPDNFLMGLGKKGNLVYIIDFGLAKKYRDARTHQHIPYRENKNLTGTARYASINTHLGIEQSRRDDLESLGYVLMYFNLGSLPWQGLKAATKRQKYERISEKKMSTPIEVLCKGYPSEFATYLNFCRSLRFDDKPDYSYLRQLFRNLFHRQGFSYDYVFDWNMLKFGGAREDPERDRRDREERIRQGRIPLPRVMLPTSSGRPRGTQEVAPAPPLTPDSHTGMERERKVSMRLHRGAPVNVSSSDLTGRQDCSRISTSQNSIPYEHHGK, encoded by the exons GCACAGACATCACCACGGGGGAAGAAGTAGCCATCAAACTAGAATGTGTGAAAACGAAGCACCCGCAGCTGCACATCGAGAGCAAGATCTACAAGATGATGCAAGGAGGCG TTGGCATCCCAACAATCAAATGGTGTGGAGCAGAGGGAGATTACAACGTGATGGTTATGGAGCTTCTCGGTCCCAGTTTGGAGGATCTCTTCAATTTTTGTTCGCGCAAGTTCAGCCTAAAGACTGTTCTTCTGTTGGCTGACCAGATG atCAGCCGTATTGAATACATTCACTCTAAGAACTTCATCCACAGAGATGTCAAGCCTGATAACTTCCTTATGGGCCTTGGGAAGAAGGGCAACCTTGTTTACATCATTGACTTTGGCCTGGCCAAGAAGTACAGAGATGCTCGCACCCACCAGCACATCCCTTACCGCGAGAATAAAAACCTGACCGGCACTGCTCGCTACGCTTCCATCAACACCCACTTGGGAATAG AGCAGTCCAGACGAGATGACTTGGAGTCTCTTGGCTATGTGCTCATGTACTTCAACCTGGGCTCTCTGCCATGGCAGGGTTTGAAAGCTGCCACAAAGAGACAGAAGTACGAGCGAATCAGCGAGAAGAAAATGTCCACTCCTATTGAAGTCCTTTGCAAGGGATACCCAT CTGAGTTTGCCACATACCTCAACTTTTGCCGCTCCCTTCGTTTTGACGACAAGCCGGACTACTCTTACCTGAGACAACTTTTCAGAAATCTTTTTCACCGGCAAGGCTTTTCATATGATTACGTGTTTGACTGGAATATGCTCAAATTT GGCGGAGCCAGAGAAGATCCAGAGAGAGATCGGAGGGATCGCGAGGAAAGGATACGGCAAGGGCGAATTCCTCTTCCCCGTGTCATGCTGCCCACAAGCTCAGGTAGACCCAGAGGAACACAAGAAGTAGCACCTGCCCCACCCCTCACGCCAGACTCACACACAG GAATGGAGCGAGAGAGGAAGGTCAGTATGAGATTGCACCGTGGAGCCCCTGTCAACGTTTCCTCCTCTGATCTTACTGGCCGACAGGACTGCTCCCGCATATCCACATCACAG AATAGCATTCCCTATGAACACCACGGCAAGTAG